Genomic window (Aethina tumida isolate Nest 87 chromosome 4, icAetTumi1.1, whole genome shotgun sequence):
CAGATGTTTGATCTCTTCAGTTACATACACACTTTACAAAGTatctttgattataattaaaaattagtcatCCAGACGAACtacgttaatttttaaataaacacgcgtaatatttttttgggtAATATGTAAATGTCAGTTAGTACAACTGTTGTAACTTTACCAAACATTACATTGCCATTAGAAAGTGCAAGGCcaaagatataaatttacgAATGCTACTTGTTTATCAGATCAAAccctatttataaattaaacgatACAACATTATAaagttattcatttgtttattCCTTATAGGGATTCAATGGGAAACTTGCATTTGCCATTGCTGCTTCAGCGTTGGGCTCTTCCTTCCAACATGGTTACAACACCGGTGTACTCAACAATCCACAAACTGTAAGAATTTCctctaaaaatgttttaaaagtatctaaagtattgATTATTGGCAGGTTATTGAATCATGGATCAGCGAGGTACGAGAAAATCGTACCGGACACGTACCGGACAAAGCTGAGGTCACCATGGTGTTCTCCAGTATGGTCTCAGTATTTTGTATCGGAGGCATGATTGGAGGAGCTATCACAggtaagaataaaatatttctccaATATAAGTTTCTCCTACAGAAAATGGAgtttctcaaatttaaatgatgaaaattgttttctcaTATTTCCTATTGTTGATATTGTATAGAAAAAAAGATTTTCTACATTATTGGACATGTTTCACctactcccaaattttgaccagCTATTTTAGACACACCTTGTATTTATCGAAATGCATATAGGAAgtgaattgttaaatataacataaatctTTTTAACATAATCATTTGCAATGCATTATGGAGGCAGAGGatgatgtaatataaaatgatattgcattcctttttaattaatcatttgttTGGAATGCTTAtagacttgaataataaacATCCCTCTATGAAACGATTTTCTGATTTGatgtttgtaaataaacttttctcTGTAAATGCTTGTTATTGCTACAAAACTCAATTCGTtttcagttagttttcaacaaactttacgTGTCTTGAATCTTGACTGTTGTTTTCCTCATAATAAACGactggaattataaaaaaattgacttgtggtgttttaattaatttaatttatttaattaccgtacaatttaatttatatttcaggcTTCGTCGCTGACCGATTTGGCCGTAAGGGTGGTTTACTGTTAAACAACATCCTGGTGATCCTTGCAGTCTTCTGCGAGTGCATTGCCAAGTCCGTCTCATCCTACGAACTGATCATTCTCGGCCGGTTTCTCATCGGTGTGAATTCAGGTCTGAACGCAGGATTGGCGCCAATGTACCTCGGCGAAATATCGCCAATCAATCTTAGAGGTGCTGTGGGTACTGTTTACCAGTTGGTCATCACTATTTCCATATTGGTTGCTCAAGTTCTTGGTCTCGAACAAGTCTTCGGTAACACAAACTTATGGCCTACTCTTTTGGCCATGACCATTGTGCCGGCCATATtccaagtaagttttccaagCGTTATGTTTTGTATTTTGGATTTTAATGATTGTTATTATTAGATGTGCACCTTGCCTCTGTGTCCGGAATCACCGAAATACCTTCTCGTAACCAAAGGAAAGGAATTGGAAGCTCAAAAATCACTATCTTGGCTTAGAGGCACGTTGGCCGTCCATGAAGAAATGGACGGAATGAGAGCCGAGGCTGAAGCATTAAAACTGGTACCGAAGGTCACCATGAGAGAATTGGTTACAAACAGCGCACTCAGAATTCCCATGATCATATCACTGACTGTCATGATTGCCCAACAACTCAGCGGCATCAACGCCGTCATGTTCTTCTCAAGTAAAATCTTCGAGATGGCTGATCTGAAACCGCCAAATACCACCTACGCCACCCTGGGAACTGGAGCCATCAACGTCTTCATGACTGTCGTGTCCCTTGTACTTGTTGAGAGAGCTGGAAGAAAAACATTGCTTTTAGTTGGTTTCGGTGGTATGGTGGTCGACACTTTCCTTCTCTTCTTGGGACTGTTGTTTGCGGTAAgttatttttgtgaaaaacagttataatagatttaatattgaatttgttgTTACAGGCAACATCTAAAACAGCCAGTGTTTTGTGCATCGTCTTTGTTCTGGTGTATGTCATTATGTTCGCTATTGGACCCGGTTCAATCCCGTGGTTCTTGGTCTCCGAATTGTTCAACCAAGCCGCAAGGCCAACTGCTACCTCATTAGCTGTCTCCATCAACTGGACTGCCAACTTCTTGGTTGGATTAGCTTTCTTACCACTTCAGGTGagtttccaataaaataactatagagttattgttattacaataaatatgttcTACATTTCAGGATGCACTTGGAGCTTACGTATTTGTTATCTTCGTCATTCTCCAATTGCTGTTCGTGATCTTCATCTACCTGAAAGTACCAGAGACCAAGAACAAAACGCTCGAAGAAATATCTGCCATGTTCAGACAACAATCCTACCAATAAAAACTTGCCAATGaagtattttaagaatatgGCTGGAAACTATATACTCtctgtaaataatattgcgACTGAGGTAAACATGTATTGTTAGAGaactattttttgaaaacctTCGTTGAATGTTcgattattgtattatatctGATAAATATCAAATGCCTGAGAGTGTTGGTACGAAAGAGTCTATTTATTTAgcgaatttgaatattttgtgatataatagacatattttaatttatttttaaagacatttaatttattcaaaaactttttagatCTGGACGGTCGAATATATCAATTGTGTGATGAATATCAGGCTTTTATGTTTTGTTCCTAATGTAGTTAGTGAATTggaaatcaaacaaaattttgagtCAAATctcattgtattatatttatttaggaaaattgctggattttaaaaaattgttaatgtatttattgttatttattttttatttactgaacATATAAATAAGCGACAAAAAGGAAAATCTAAGTGTTCTATGTGAAATTCATGAAACCAAAaatgcttttaaataaattttacattttaaagggatttttgaatttcatttGATATTAGCTAATAtaactgtatattttaaatacaatcatTTGTACAAACTAAGTAAGCAATTATTTTCTGAACTAGTCttcaataatacaataaaactgcaaataaatcattttgttttgGTCATTAATgtatagtagtttttagttaatgatattgtttgtattgttttatttaaataaactatgttTTTAGTATAAACAATCCAATTCATTTAACCCCCCCTTCCATAACTAACTTAATTATAGGAGACAGCTTTATATTATGAAAGGAACAACAAATATAACTTATGTCTAATTactgtcattttttaaattatattaaatgagtcTGTTTGGCGCTGATCCAGGTGCCCATGGACGTGGACCCGATAGAAGCCTACTTTTTAGAGCCAATCTGTTAAATGAAGAAATGAGACGACCAAGCATTTTGTTACCGCATCTAGAGGAAAATGAGAAGAAATTCTTTGCATTAGTAGCATCaggcaaatatttacaatagttTATATTAGGGCAAAATACAAAAAGGTTTTTTATAGGTGATGTTGAAAAGGTACAAACTTTCTTAAATGATAATACTGATTTCAATATTAACTGCATTAACTTCCAAGGAATTTCCGCACTACTTATAGCAGTGCAATCTCACAATGAGGATATGGTAGCTCTTTTACTAGTTCAAAGAGGAATAGACGTTGGTAGATTTACCAGTTTATTTGATTACCACTTTTATACAACATATTAATCACAGGCGATTGTGTCCTACATGCAGTTCGTGAAAATCAGTTAAACATTCTAGAACTACTCCTTAACAAAGTCAAATCGAATTCGCCAAGTTTGGAATTCGTCGGAGTAACTCACAGCACTGAGTTCCCCGATCATGTGACACCTTTGATCTTGGCCGCCCAATGCGGTACTGTTCACTCaaacagaaattaataaaactaatgtcTGTATTAATTCAGGTCATTATGAGATTATCCAGATGTTGCTTGATAGAGGCCACGTAATAAACAAACCTCATCATCCTACTTGTAGATGTACGGAATGCATCGATGGAATGGAGCGTAACGATTTGCTTCATGCGGAAACATTAAGACTTAATTTGTACAAGGCAGTATCAAATCCAGCATACATTTGTCATTCCTCTATCGATCCTATTTTAACTGCGTTCCAATTGTCAAAGGAGCTCAGAGAATGCTCATTTTTGGTTAATATTGACCACACATTAAAATTCTGGTACATATTGAGGTGGTTGTAGGTACCAGAATTTCGTACAGCCTATACAGAATTGGCACAGGATATTAGTAGTTTCGCCGTCGACTTGATAGCGTGCTGTAGGAGTACCACGGAGATGGAAATCATTTTATCACAAACAGCTGGAGCGACCACCTACATGTCAATATACCCTAGATTGGTAATGGG
Coding sequences:
- the LOC109596165 gene encoding solute carrier family 2, facilitated glucose transporter member 1 isoform X1, encoding MDHDDDDGVGYVAESHYLKSPTIAEQQAMSLLTIPSHEGRESSISSNVSDLDVPIYSSENLTTRPRKPVHSGFNGKLAFAIAASALGSSFQHGYNTGVLNNPQTVIESWISEVRENRTGHVPDKAEVTMVFSSMVSVFCIGGMIGGAITGFVADRFGRKGGLLLNNILVILAVFCECIAKSVSSYELIILGRFLIGVNSGLNAGLAPMYLGEISPINLRGAVGTVYQLVITISILVAQVLGLEQVFGNTNLWPTLLAMTIVPAIFQMCTLPLCPESPKYLLVTKGKELEAQKSLSWLRGTLAVHEEMDGMRAEAEALKLVPKVTMRELVTNSALRIPMIISLTVMIAQQLSGINAVMFFSSKIFEMADLKPPNTTYATLGTGAINVFMTVVSLVLVERAGRKTLLLVGFGGMVVDTFLLFLGLLFAATSKTASVLCIVFVLVYVIMFAIGPGSIPWFLVSELFNQAARPTATSLAVSINWTANFLVGLAFLPLQDALGAYVFVIFVILQLLFVIFIYLKVPETKNKTLEEISAMFRQQSYQ
- the LOC109596165 gene encoding solute carrier family 2, facilitated glucose transporter member 3 isoform X2; translated protein: MGKGGEKDNLQIKENLKVDAESAVKNSANSSTSGFNGKLAFAIAASALGSSFQHGYNTGVLNNPQTVIESWISEVRENRTGHVPDKAEVTMVFSSMVSVFCIGGMIGGAITGFVADRFGRKGGLLLNNILVILAVFCECIAKSVSSYELIILGRFLIGVNSGLNAGLAPMYLGEISPINLRGAVGTVYQLVITISILVAQVLGLEQVFGNTNLWPTLLAMTIVPAIFQMCTLPLCPESPKYLLVTKGKELEAQKSLSWLRGTLAVHEEMDGMRAEAEALKLVPKVTMRELVTNSALRIPMIISLTVMIAQQLSGINAVMFFSSKIFEMADLKPPNTTYATLGTGAINVFMTVVSLVLVERAGRKTLLLVGFGGMVVDTFLLFLGLLFAATSKTASVLCIVFVLVYVIMFAIGPGSIPWFLVSELFNQAARPTATSLAVSINWTANFLVGLAFLPLQDALGAYVFVIFVILQLLFVIFIYLKVPETKNKTLEEISAMFRQQSYQ
- the LOC109596165 gene encoding solute carrier family 2, facilitated glucose transporter member 3 isoform X3, producing MDAETKELEAKEENNHSNSTTGSVTSKTDLGFNGKLAFAIAASALGSSFQHGYNTGVLNNPQTVIESWISEVRENRTGHVPDKAEVTMVFSSMVSVFCIGGMIGGAITGFVADRFGRKGGLLLNNILVILAVFCECIAKSVSSYELIILGRFLIGVNSGLNAGLAPMYLGEISPINLRGAVGTVYQLVITISILVAQVLGLEQVFGNTNLWPTLLAMTIVPAIFQMCTLPLCPESPKYLLVTKGKELEAQKSLSWLRGTLAVHEEMDGMRAEAEALKLVPKVTMRELVTNSALRIPMIISLTVMIAQQLSGINAVMFFSSKIFEMADLKPPNTTYATLGTGAINVFMTVVSLVLVERAGRKTLLLVGFGGMVVDTFLLFLGLLFAATSKTASVLCIVFVLVYVIMFAIGPGSIPWFLVSELFNQAARPTATSLAVSINWTANFLVGLAFLPLQDALGAYVFVIFVILQLLFVIFIYLKVPETKNKTLEEISAMFRQQSYQ